In the Paenibacillus sp. FSL R7-0337 genome, CTTACATAATGCAGCGCTTTGTCCTGGTCCACATGCCGAAAAATCTCGGCCAGACGCAGGTAAGGCTGCCCGTATTGCGCCCGGCGGTTGATGTCCAGCCCCTTAAGCATCTGCGCTTCGCCTTCGGGAAGCTGTCCCAGCTTGAGGTTGGCGTATCCCAGCTCCACCCAGTATTCAGCGGACGTCTCATAACGGTCAGCGATGGCGGTCAGCAGCTCCTTGGCCTCGCTGTAGCGTTTGCGTTCAATCAGCAGCCGGGCCAGATCGAATCTGGCGGTTACATCGTTCGGGTTCTGGGCAATGGTCGTCCGCAGCTTCGACATCTGACGGCTGCGGCGGAATGGCTTGGAGAAGCTGGGCAGAATGCCGACATAACGGCGGTCCAGGAAATAGAGAACGACAAGCAGGATGATCAGGGCCAGAATCGGATTACCGAGCAGCCGGTAGAGCAGCAGGAAACCTAGAATTTTAA is a window encoding:
- a CDS encoding tetratricopeptide repeat protein produces the protein MIKILGFLLLYRLLGNPILALIILLVVLYFLDRRYVGILPSFSKPFRRSRQMSKLRTTIAQNPNDVTARFDLARLLIERKRYSEAKELLTAIADRYETSAEYWVELGYANLKLGQLPEGEAQMLKGLDINRRAQYGQPYLRLAEIFRHVDQDKALHYVSQFQEIQSSSSEAYYLAGSMFKTLGRTEDAKLAFNESLAVYRSLPKYKKRQERGWALRSYFAKLK